The Brassica rapa cultivar Chiifu-401-42 chromosome A10, CAAS_Brap_v3.01, whole genome shotgun sequence genome segment TCTTCATTGTGCTACCTTTcggtttatttgatttattgGTTCAAAACATGAGCATAGTCGGTTTACCGTTTAGCTTCTTTACTTGAAAAAAACTCCAAGCCAAGTTGATTAGAGAGTTCTAGGCTCTCGACATATTCATTCATGTTGCACCTAGAAACGTTATTCTCTAATTGAAGTAATTAAAGCTTGGTCAAAGTTGATTATAAACAAAAAGTTCGGTCAAAGGATGTGCATAAGGACTCATATAATGTACTAACTTTGGTTTCTATACACCGGTCTAAGCGAAGATGATGATTAGagtatttattttatagtgTGTTGTGAAAAAGGTGGACATTAGGCTAATTGCTTTAGTAGTATTGACCGAACAAACCAAAAACTCGGCAAGTCTTTCGGTTTGTATCAACAATGGCAACACGATTCGATATGATCCAGCTGTTTGATTTGcttaacacattaaatttgccAACTAAGAAATGTTGTATATTGGTGATAATATGAATCATTTCTTACATTATGttctctatatattattataaagatatttagtatttttctataaatatatatatatatactatgtgCATGATTGTACAGTTACATCCATACTATATAGAGGTAGTGCCAGTTTGATCTCTTAGAATAAATTCATCTCTTTTAGGTGTTGTAGTTTGACTATTCACGTGTGTTTTACTATGAAGAAATCAATTATTTGGTCTGGAAAGATCGTATAACTAAATTGGGTCTAACTTGTAAGTGTAACAAATAAGGAGATGATTTAAGATTTCAAAAGTATTATAAACGAGTCATTCCTTCCCCCTGAAGTTCCGCAGCACCTCACATGTATTCAGTTTAACTTCATTCTAATTAATCATTTTATGTATTTGCTTTATGAATTGAATTATAGACATTactatttgttttaatttgtttatttccaAGAGAATTTTGAAACTTATATTCTCCCAATAATGATATTTTCCTATTATGCTTTGTCGACATGCATGTGATATGTACGAATGTTTTCTATAGTGAAAGACATTATTGGCGTCTAAATTCAAAAAATGTAAGAAAACCTTGAGGTCTAATTGTCAGAAGTATAATTGAGTATATTGAATTTAAAATTAGGGTGTATATCTTGTGAGATATCttgtaaaaatatatgatcAAGAAAACAATGTAATGAAATTAAGGTACCACCATGGCTATGCCAGCCCTAGCTCTTTTAATCGAGTTATGCCAGCCCTAGCTCTTTTAATCGAGTTATGCCAGCCCTATTTGCACATGTCTCTGTGTGTGTGCAACAGCTTGGATATGTATATGTGGTAATAAAACAATGGTTAAAACCATGTAAATTTTTTAACTTCCTTAAACACTTTAgtcgagaaaaaaaaactgcCTTAAACTCTGTTTTTTGAAAAACTCGCTCTAAAAGTTAGTATGAACGTAGGTTCTACTCTAGACTCATAAAATAACCCACCATCCTATTTCGATATTTGAACCATATCATATactaatattcatatattttggTCAATGTACGACTCGACAATCTGTTGCACTCCATTGGATCTTACGGTAACTCATTCAGAAGAGCATCtacaaaaaaacgaaaaagtCCATAATATGATCaaaataaaatgatacataCGTGCCAATATACTTTCATAAAGTTATGTATAATTTTCCCTCGGTCTAATAATTCCTAAACAAGGCAACATGCATTACATTATTCattagtttctctctctcctaTGCATGCATACTTTAAATAGGACAAGCTCTATAACTATTAGACATCAAGGGAAgaaataaaaactcaaaaactaaaacaatgCAAACACAACACTTCTCTTCATCTCTCTTGTTCCTGACTCTTCTCTGCCTGTCATGggcttctctaatctcttcaacGCAGCCCCCGACACAGACACCTTTGCAGCCACCCACACAGCCACCAACACAGCCTCCATCAAAACCACCGTCACAGCCTCCACCGCGGCCTACATCGCAGCCACCGTCACAGCCTCCATCGCAGCCTACATCACAACCACCGTCACAGCCTCCATCGCAGCCACCTTCAAAGCCTCCAACGCAGCCACCTTCAAAGCCTCCAACGCAGTCGTCACAACAAGCCAACGTTGCTTGTAAATCAACTCCTTACCCTAAACTCTGCCGCACAATCCTCTCCGCCTTCAAATCCTCACCGTCTGATCCATACCGTTACGGAAAGTTCACACTCAAGCAATGCCTCAAACAAGCGCGTCGCCTTTCTAAAGTCATCAACCGCTTTGCACAGCGCGTGGAGAAAGACCCCAAAGCGTCCACACCTGAAGAGGTCAGTGCAGTTGCTGACTGCGGCGACCTGGCGGCGCTTAGCGTTGAATACCTTGAAGCGGTTACGGATGAGCTAAAATCAGCGGAGCTGATGACGGAGGCGCTCGTTGATCGTGTGTCGAGTCTTCTCGGTGGCGTTGTGACGAACCAGCAGACGTGCCTCGACGGTCTTGAGGATGCTAATAGCGCGTTTGCGACGGTTCTTGGATCGCCATTGGGGAATGTCACGCAGCTCTACAGTGTATCGTTGGGGCTTGTGAGTAACGCGCTTAGCCGTAATCTGAAGCGGTATAAAGGATCCAAGGGGAAGATCTTTGGTGGTGGTAACAAAGCTATTCGTGAACCGCTTGAAACTTTGATTAAGGTAACCCTTATTactactattttaaaattatactagagcttgacccgcgtacccgcgcaggtgttagttttttttaggatttttagtaattaaacccctcaactaaagatgaatcgtaaaaaaaaccctcaactaaaaatcctgtgaaataaaccctcaactttagttccgttaacatatattaccctccgtctaaaaaaccgtgacggagggtgacatatgttaacggtttataagttgagggtttataatgttgaaaacttagttgagggttttttttacgattcaaaaatagttgaggggttttatcactaaaagtcattaaagggtttttaagttatttattatccatttatacattgttttagattgatttgtaagcctttaaaactaatttatatttttaatatattaatctattataaaattaatttatacatcttaaattaataattttcaacacgatttacaacttattataacttcaaaatattaaattatttgatatttggcaatagtgatataaaaaaaattgtgtgtttatatcgtcattttcaaatatcaaataattgaaagtttctaagttatattaagtcttaagtagtgttgaggataattcatccatgaagtcaatctttctatttggagtatgacgtactttttcttattttcattattttcattattttcgtCATCAGGCTCATACTTTCCTATTTTCCTATATTattcttgatttattgtattactttatgtttcaaatatattattgatcaagaaaataaaaatataatgtagttattcagaaatcaatgagaataaaaataatcatgcattattttggaGGGGGAGAAGTATGAATCGGATGacagaaatcatgaaaataggaAAAACTGTgtcatactctaaatagaaagattgacttcatggatgaattatctcgacactacttaagacttaatataacttagaaactataaattatttcatatttgacaatgacgatataaacacacaaatttttttatatcactattgccaaatatcaaataatttaatatttcaaagttataataagttgtaagtagttttaaaaattattaatttaagatgtataaattaatatacaaatatattaatgtattaaaatttataaattagttttaaaggcttataaatcttaaaacaatgtataaatgataataaataatttaataatatttaatgacttttagtgataaaacccctcaactaaagatgaatcgtaaaaaaaaccctcaactaaaaatccagtgaaataaaccctcaacttataaaccgttaacatttGTTACCCTCtgtcacggttttttagacggagggtaacatatgttaacggaactaaagttgagggtttatttcactggatttttagttgagggttttttttacgattcatctttagttgaggggtttaattactaaaaacccttttttttataaataaatatttatttgtataagtgataatatatattttaaaagttacccgtttaatttatttttaatatgacatttctaaacacaataattctatagtttatattgagtagttttattttatcatgtaaacccttagttatatcatctatttatttagaatatgacctgtaaagtcacacaaatgtatttttattttttatggatcaaaattttatgattatatataataaaattgttgtataaactatttttatggatcacaattttatgattatgtataataaaatttttgtatactatttactatgtatatgtggaattagtaaaataattaccgtataatgtatgtaattatgaaatgtatatatggaattaattattttcaaacacacatatgtataataataaaaaaaaaaaagacaattaatattaaaatttaggtttattaattattgttaccatgattttttagttagaatttgattttggaaatacattaattgaagagaaaagacaaaaatcctaaaagataggttaattaataacttcagtggcatgctattgtaaatatagtggaaaactaagggataatctaattttgtactcctcttttaatagattaatctATTATGTCAGATTGGAATGTTTAGATATATTAAGAAATTGTTAGATAAAGTATCATTTTCTGAAGGCATTTTAATATTCTTTAAGAGCGTTAGTTATATTGAACTTGGTATGAAAAACTAATAATGAATATAGTATGGAAAAATAGTTATTAAGTTCTTTACTAGGGTTAAGAAACCATTGGTGGACGGGGAATATTTCAAAACGTAGACAATGtgataaatcatatatataagttcAGCAATTTTGAAcactttttttcttcattttctaaattttttttaacatagtATACAATTTTGACTAAATgtagaaataatatataagaggGTAAGATGTAATGTATTAGAAACACCTgaatttatcatttttagttGATTTCATATGCCTCTTCAAATATATGATGTATTAACTCTTTTACGGCCTAACTTAAGTGTGAGTCGGTTATAATTCCTGAAGGATGTAAATTGATCAGACCATTAAATAAATAGTCTTATGTGCTAAAACATGCATGATTTTCGTTTTGAGTGTACGTACTTATAGAAAGGCACATGGCCAGATATAACATTGAGTCAACGAATCTGTGTGAACATATAGAAAGGCGTTTGAGTTTtgactttaaattttaaaactacaaacATTAATTATTCGAAACTTAACACGAAACCAAACAACGAAAGAAATACGAATAAAATCACATGGGTCCACATGATATTTCCAAACCAATCAATACCCTCACATGGATTTCCCTATGTACATAACTTTTATCATGTTCATTACTTTTATAAGCATGAACACGATAGTTGTTGAAAGAAAATGTGCATAATTTTAGTAGTATTATTTTAGGTATCTAAAAAActaatgataaaataattattttgtagGTGTTACGCAAAACATGCGACAAGAGCAAGGAGTGTAGGCATGATAGGAGTTTAGGTGAGCTAGGGGAAACGAGCGGTGGCTCGATCCTCGTAAGAGAAGCAGTGATCGTCGGTCCATACGAAAACGATAACTTTACCACCATAACTGAAGCCGTCGCTGCAGCACCTAACAAAACATTACCGGAAGATGGCTACTTCGTCATCTATGCAAGGGAAGGTCTTTACGAAGAATATATTGTCATctcaaataaaaagagaaacataatgCTTATCGGAGATGGAATCAATAAAACCATCATTACTGGAAACCACAGTTTTATTGATGGCTGGACTACTTATAATTCTTCAAGCTTTGGTAaagtattttcatatattttttaacttacATTTGGGTTTGATATATATACCACCCAATTATAATTGTCATTTAATTTCACTGGCGTTTGTAGCGGTGGTCGGAGACCGGTTTGTTGCAGTTGATGTGACATTCCGAAACACAGCTGGACCGGAGAAGCACCAGGCTGTGGCCGTGAGAAATAATGCGGATGGATCAACATTTTATCGGTGTAGTTTCGAAGGCTATCAAGATACTCTCTACGTCCATTCTTTGAGACAGTTTTACCGTGAATGTGACATATACGGtatgatatatcatatatagTATTAACTTCAAACTAACACAACAATATATTTTGaactattttgattttttttgttacaggtACCGTAGATTTTATTTTCGGAAATGCAGCTGCAGTATTTCAAAACTGTAATATATATGCTCGAAAACCGATGGTAAACCAGAAAAATGCAGTGACAGCCCATGGAAGAACCGACCCAAACCAAAAAACTGGAATCTCCATAATCAATTGTACAATTGGAGCTGCCCCGGACCTCGCTGCTGACCCCAACCCGGCCATGACATTCCTTGGACGGCCATGGAAGCCTTACTCGAGGACTGTGTATATCCAATCATACATCAGTGATGCTATTCAACCAGTGGGATGGCTAGAATGGAATGGTACAACCGGGCTAGATACGATCTCATATGGTGAATATGACAACTTTGGACCGGGAGCTAACACAAGCAAGAGGGTCCAGTGGGTAGGGTATAGCCTATTGAACTTGGCACAAGCCATGAACTTCACCGTGTATAATTTCACTTTGGGAGACACTTGGTTGCCTCAGACTGATATTCCCTTTTACGGCGGGTTGCTTCACACGGAATGAAAAATGTACTAccatattttaaacataattgaTGCCGCCccattttataaatgaaattaaaattttattcattttttctgttcGAAATCTGTATTGGTTGTTACTTGCTATAATGAACGTCTAATGTATTAGGGACTAAATAATCTAAAATACATGATGGATGATGTTGTCTTGCTTAGTCAACCAAACCTCTCTTCATAcataaatgaaattattaatttttactcACATCATAAATTTTAAGGTTTAAAAACGTTGACGAAAGAGTGAAAACATGAAAGAAATAGATTATGTGACGCTAAAAACAGGGTTTCTTTAACAATATAACATCCTTTTTTACTTCTCTTTTCGAAAAATGATGGTTTTGTTGGTTACAAATATCATTGAGGGTTTGACTAACTGTTTCTGTTGTGTAATTGTAACTTTTTTGTTGTATAGCTTAAGCTTAATGTAGTACGTTTGATTTGAAGTCTGAATACAAAATCGCATTTTGTTTTTAGGTTCATAAAGAGGGACGTCAAATTAGCCATTCATTTTACGCGAGAGGCACTtgtgtaaattaataaaatcattGTACATGTGACGTTAATTTATTACAATTGCAAAAGAGATTTGTATGTAATTAGATCGAATTAAttcaattttaaaagtttttgcgATTTATTGTTAACTAGATCCGGACCACCGGCACGCGTTGCGTGTATCAAATTTCCGAACATGGGTTAAAACATGTTCCAGTTATGCCTAATGTATGTCTGAATGATATATAGCCCATAACAACAATGTAACTAattatgtttagttttttttatgagACTTACGTAATTCCAGTCTTATCAACAATCGAATACGTCGACTCATATGGTTTTACTGGATAAGTATAGTGTCATGGCATTATAATACTAAACAAAGTGGTGGTTATCATCTGATAGTAAAAGATCTGCCTAAACTCTTATTTGGGGTTGATTTTATCCCAAATCAACTGCATTAGTTTATTCAGATAGTCATCATAATGTGAAATGGGTAAGTTTTATGAGATGCCAATATCCCAGCCAATTTTGTCACCAGTTCCCAATCAAGCATGCGTGAACGGAATCTATTATTTGACGGAGTGTTTGTAATTCAACGCTAGATAATATCATACCGACCTATATCAAATTTCTTTAacatatcatattttaaataattgataGATTCTCATGGTGACTGATCAATGTTCTGAGACATGCCTTAATTAATTACCATTTACCAACGTTACAATAAGTTATCTCGTAAACATTGAATGATTTTCATGGTGACCCCATGCTACAACTGCCAATAAATACCGACATTTTGGTGAGGGTTAAAGCCACAACACAATATTTTTCGAAGtcttaaaaagaatatttaagaAATCAAATACTTATCATAACATGGCTTGCAAAAGCAATCTTGTTGTGAAGCAGATCATCGACTTATACGACCAAATCTCAAAGCTCGAGAGTTTGAAACCTTCAAAAAATGTCGACACATTGTTCGGACAACTCGTGTCCACGTGCTTACCCACGGACACAAACATCGATGTCACAAAGATGAGTGAAGAAGTCAAAGACATGAGATCTAACCTCATCAAGCTATGTGGTGAAGCCGAAGGTTATTTAGAGCAACACTTCTCCACAATCCTGGGATCTTTATTACAAGAAGACCAAAACCCACTCGACCATTTAAACATCTTTCCTTACTACAACAACTACCTCAAGCTAGGCAAGCTCGAGTTCGATCTCTTGAGTCAACACTCGAGCCATGTCCCGACCAAGATTGCCTTCGTTGGCTCCGGACCGATGCCTCTCACATCAATCGTCTTGGCTAAGTTCCACCTCCTAAACACGACGTTCCACAACTTTGACATCGATTCACACGCAAACGCACTCGCTTCAAGCCTCGTCTCTCGCGATCCAGACCTCTCAAAACGCATGATCTTCCACACAACGGACGTGCTAAACGCTACGGAAGGGCTAGACCAATACGACGTAGTTTTCTTGGCGGCTCTTGTGGGAATGGACAAAGAGGCAAAGGTCAAAGCCATCGAGCACTTGGAGAAACACATGGCTCCTGGAGCTGTCCTCATGCTAAGGAGTGCTCATGCTCTTAGGGCTTTCTTGTACCCAATCGTTGACTCTTCTGATCTCAAAGGCTTCCAGCTCTTGACCATATATCATCCGACCGATGACGTGGTTAACTCGGTTGTCATCGCACGTAAGTTCGGTGGTTCAACTACCACGAACGGGGTCAATACCATGGTACTCGTGGCTGCATGTTCATGCCTTGTAACTGCTCTACGGTCCACGCGATTATGAATAATTGTTGCAAGAAGAATAAGATGATAGAGAAGTTTAGTGCCATCGAGTAGTCAAAGCAAAAAATGATTATAATGAACACATCTCATCTCTTGAGAGTAAGTGTTGATGTTTTTgtcttatattaatttatcttttCAGTTCATTTGATTCTGTGTGTTTTCATTTCACTTGATCTTataatcaattaaaaaataaaaaataaaacaatgtttttgtttaatataaatCTTGATAATCACGTCCGCATACTACTATGTTATCATATTGGTTTTGAGAATttggccaaaaaaaacctcaactttacacgaattgccaaaacaaacatgaactttggggctggccaaaaaaacaccaaactttcattgactttagaattaattaacaatgttttcgctgacttgccaatttagcacgccgtcaacaaatttaacaaaaatatttgacgtcgtttattgttgacgttaagtaaaacgacgtcgttttcaaatgagatgaaacgacgtcgttttacacgatttgaaattaaaaatatgtaaacccctgGATTCAAACCCATGTTGTTTGGTCAAATgggaaggtattttaccactcggctactggcactttcaatgtacttactaacatgtttacttttatttggtacatattaaatataaaaaattctctaaaaacttaataagatctttaaagttccaaataattaaaaaataaagaagatttttataaaattaatttagaaattaaaattaaaaataagattttatttgtctttctaaaaaattaaa includes the following:
- the LOC103847238 gene encoding LOW QUALITY PROTEIN: nicotianamine synthase 1 (The sequence of the model RefSeq protein was modified relative to this genomic sequence to represent the inferred CDS: deleted 2 bases in 1 codon), giving the protein MACKSNLVVKQIIDLYDQISKLESLKPSKNVDTLFGQLVSTCLPTDTNIDVTKMSEEVKDMRSNLIKLCGEAEGYLEQHFSTILGSLLQEDQNPLDHLNIFPYYNNYLKLGKLEFDLLSQHSSHVPTKIAFVGSGPMPLTSIVLAKFHLLNTTFHNFDIDSHANALASSLVSRDPDLSKRMIFHTTDVLNATEGLDQYDVVFLAALVGMDKEAKVKAIEHLEKHMAPGAVLMLRSAHALRAFLYPIVDSSDLKGFQLLTIYHPTDDVVNSVVIARKFGGSTTTRGQYHGTRGCMFMPCNCSTVHAIMNNCCKKNKMIEKFSAIE
- the LOC103847237 gene encoding probable pectinesterase/pectinesterase inhibitor 47, giving the protein MQTQHFSSSLLFLTLLCLSWASLISSTQPPTQTPLQPPTQPPTQPPSKPPSQPPPRPTSQPPSQPPSQPTSQPPSQPPSQPPSKPPTQPPSKPPTQSSQQANVACKSTPYPKLCRTILSAFKSSPSDPYRYGKFTLKQCLKQARRLSKVINRFAQRVEKDPKASTPEEVSAVADCGDLAALSVEYLEAVTDELKSAELMTEALVDRVSSLLGGVVTNQQTCLDGLEDANSAFATVLGSPLGNVTQLYSVSLGLVSNALSRNLKRYKGSKGKIFGGGNKAIREPLETLIKVLRKTCDKSKECRHDRSLGELGETSGGSILVREAVIVGPYENDNFTTITEAVAAAPNKTLPEDGYFVIYAREGLYEEYIVISNKKRNIMLIGDGINKTIITGNHSFIDGWTTYNSSSFAVVGDRFVAVDVTFRNTAGPEKHQAVAVRNNADGSTFYRCSFEGYQDTLYVHSLRQFYRECDIYGTVDFIFGNAAAVFQNCNIYARKPMVNQKNAVTAHGRTDPNQKTGISIINCTIGAAPDLAADPNPAMTFLGRPWKPYSRTVYIQSYISDAIQPVGWLEWNGTTGLDTISYGEYDNFGPGANTSKRVQWVGYSLLNLAQAMNFTVYNFTLGDTWLPQTDIPFYGGLLHTE